One part of the uncultured Bacteroides sp. genome encodes these proteins:
- the nadC gene encoding carboxylating nicotinate-nucleotide diphosphorylase gives MNDLIDRLIDLAFAEDIGDGDHTTLSCIPATAMGKSKLLIKEEGVLAGIEVAKEIFHRFDPELKVEVFINDGAEVKPGDVAMIVSGKVQSLLQTERLMLNVMQRMSGIATTTRKYVKRLEGTKTRVLDTRKTTPGMRMLEKEAVKIGGGVNHRIGLFDMILLKDNHVDFAGGIDKAVNRAKEYCKEKGKDLKIEIEVRNFDEIQQVLALGGVDRIMLDNFNIENTCKAVEMIGGRFEIESSGGITFNTLRDYAECGVDFISVGALTHSVKGLDMSFKAC, from the coding sequence ATGAATGATTTAATTGACAGACTAATAGATTTAGCTTTTGCCGAAGATATAGGTGATGGCGATCATACAACTCTATCTTGTATTCCTGCTACTGCAATGGGAAAATCTAAACTTCTTATTAAAGAAGAAGGTGTACTTGCCGGAATAGAAGTAGCAAAGGAAATATTTCATCGCTTCGATCCTGAATTGAAAGTAGAAGTATTTATAAATGATGGCGCTGAAGTTAAACCTGGTGATGTGGCTATGATTGTATCCGGAAAAGTTCAGTCATTGTTGCAAACAGAACGTTTGATGTTGAATGTAATGCAACGCATGAGCGGTATTGCTACAACAACACGTAAGTATGTAAAGCGTCTTGAAGGAACAAAAACTCGTGTATTGGATACTCGTAAAACAACTCCGGGTATGCGTATGCTTGAAAAAGAGGCTGTAAAAATTGGTGGCGGTGTAAACCACCGTATCGGACTCTTTGATATGATCCTTTTAAAAGATAATCATGTTGACTTTGCCGGCGGTATTGATAAGGCTGTTAACCGTGCTAAAGAATATTGCAAGGAAAAAGGTAAAGATCTGAAGATTGAAATTGAAGTACGTAACTTTGATGAAATTCAGCAAGTGCTTGCTCTTGGTGGAGTAGATCGTATTATGCTTGATAACTTCAATATTGAGAATACCTGTAAAGCAGTTGAAATGATCGGTGGAAGATTTGAAATTGAATCTTCTGGTGGTATTACTTTCAATACTCTTCGCGATTATGCAGAATGTGGAGTGGACTTTATTTCTGTAGGCGCGCTTACTCATTCAGTTAAAGGCTTAGATATGAGCTTTAAAGCTTGTTAA
- a CDS encoding sigma-70 family RNA polymerase sigma factor, which yields MKEELELVKGCRAGDNAARKELYTLYSKRLLAVCYRYTGDIDVAHDILHDGFIKIYKSISKFDYRGNGSLELWMSRVMANLSLDYLQQKKKMQEVFVQEEDLPDVIELPEKELYEDISDSQLMLFVTELPAGYRTVFNLFVFEEKSHKEIAALLHINEHSSTSQLHRAKSMLAKKIKEFIRNEER from the coding sequence TTGAAAGAGGAATTAGAATTGGTTAAAGGCTGTCGGGCAGGTGATAATGCTGCCCGAAAGGAACTTTACACTCTTTATTCCAAGAGACTGCTTGCTGTTTGTTATCGCTATACCGGCGATATAGACGTTGCGCATGATATTCTTCACGATGGTTTTATTAAAATCTACAAATCAATTTCAAAATTTGATTATCGTGGGAATGGCTCTTTAGAGTTATGGATGAGCAGAGTGATGGCAAACCTTTCATTGGACTACTTGCAGCAAAAGAAAAAAATGCAGGAAGTATTTGTTCAGGAAGAGGATTTGCCAGATGTGATTGAACTACCCGAAAAAGAATTGTATGAAGACATTTCGGATTCACAGCTAATGCTTTTTGTGACAGAGTTGCCTGCTGGCTATCGTACAGTGTTCAACTTATTCGTCTTCGAAGAAAAGTCTCACAAAGAAATTGCTGCTTTACTTCACATCAACGAACATTCATCCACTTCACAACTTCATAGAGCAAAAAGTATGTTAGCTAAGAAAATTAAAGAATTTATCCGCAATGAAGAAAGATGA
- a CDS encoding outer membrane beta-barrel protein, with protein MKKDEDELTELFHSRLKKYEIPLQEDMWEDLEKELSKPSPRKLYSILFIAAAAIFLILFACSAAVWMFAPHKEASSLLSKASAPVIEKHDAIAKADKVIINNPVTEEAVEQTPVPEEKVVIEKTVEAIPADTAIQKEEPKKQSQNVLMSAEVQAAEAMAQEDDDYIKVHTEKEWSLGLSASIEPCKSFTKVGSNSEPINICYKEPVSLSLTIGKRLSDKISIESGINYTLLRSSLKDEAGGNLTDQKFHFIGIPLRVSYTLINKKDFDLYASAGGMLEECISPKSEYYSGTSQTDKDDYNMDRMQCSLTASVGFQYNTSEHLALFAEPGLAYYFDDHALASTIRKERPLNFNLRCGVKLVY; from the coding sequence ATGAAGAAAGATGAAGATGAATTAACCGAACTGTTTCACTCGCGACTGAAGAAATACGAAATTCCGTTGCAAGAGGACATGTGGGAAGATCTGGAAAAAGAATTGTCCAAACCTTCTCCAAGAAAGCTTTATTCTATATTGTTTATTGCTGCTGCAGCCATTTTTCTGATATTATTTGCATGCTCGGCTGCGGTTTGGATGTTCGCTCCTCATAAAGAAGCTTCTTCCTTATTAAGCAAAGCATCTGCACCTGTTATTGAAAAGCACGACGCAATAGCAAAGGCGGATAAGGTAATAATCAACAATCCTGTTACTGAAGAAGCTGTTGAACAGACTCCTGTTCCGGAAGAAAAAGTAGTTATAGAAAAGACGGTTGAAGCTATTCCGGCTGATACTGCTATTCAAAAAGAAGAACCAAAGAAGCAATCACAGAATGTACTTATGTCTGCAGAAGTACAAGCGGCTGAAGCAATGGCTCAGGAAGATGATGATTACATAAAAGTTCATACAGAAAAAGAATGGAGTCTGGGTTTATCGGCTTCTATAGAACCTTGCAAATCATTTACTAAGGTTGGAAGCAACTCAGAACCAATAAATATTTGCTATAAAGAACCCGTTTCATTGAGTCTGACTATCGGAAAAAGACTTTCTGATAAAATTTCAATAGAAAGCGGGATAAATTATACCTTATTACGCTCATCATTAAAGGATGAGGCCGGAGGAAATCTTACTGATCAGAAATTCCATTTCATTGGAATACCACTTAGAGTTAGTTATACGCTGATTAACAAAAAAGATTTTGATCTTTACGCATCTGCCGGTGGAATGTTGGAAGAATGTATTTCTCCTAAATCAGAATATTATTCAGGAACAAGTCAAACAGATAAAGATGATTATAATATGGACAGAATGCAATGTTCGCTTACTGCTTCTGTTGGATTCCAGTATAATACATCTGAACATCTGGCGCTCTTTGCCGAACCTGGTCTTGCATACTATTTTGACGATCATGCACTTGCATCTACAATAAGAAAGGAAAGACCTCTTAACTTTAATCTCCGTTGCGGAGTTAAATTAGTGTACTAG
- a CDS encoding DUF4943 family protein, with amino-acid sequence MKRNLWPLVMGILFLVAYCLLFTGCSGEDVDFDNPNPKTFVKQIKAGTYDTKSPYGFVEVPVFAKKDIPELIKYVKDMSTIEFFPTNVISSYGPYANYRLGECIMWTIESIRVGKYASLGCKLVHKDVNEHLQYAYLSDSEIKDVADLYIKWWNKVMNQPEYNLIDPFSENPLEGTNYRWN; translated from the coding sequence ATGAAAAGAAATCTATGGCCATTGGTAATGGGCATTCTGTTTCTCGTAGCTTATTGTTTACTTTTTACAGGATGCAGCGGAGAGGATGTTGACTTTGATAATCCAAATCCAAAAACGTTTGTTAAGCAAATAAAGGCGGGAACGTATGATACGAAAAGTCCTTATGGATTCGTTGAGGTTCCGGTTTTTGCAAAAAAAGATATTCCCGAGCTTATTAAATATGTGAAAGATATGTCTACAATAGAATTTTTTCCTACAAATGTAATTTCTTCATACGGGCCTTATGCTAATTATCGCCTCGGGGAATGTATTATGTGGACTATCGAATCCATTAGGGTTGGAAAGTATGCATCTTTAGGATGCAAGCTCGTTCATAAAGACGTAAATGAACATTTGCAATATGCTTACCTTTCCGATAGTGAAATTAAAGATGTTGCAGATTTATATATTAAATGGTGGAACAAGGTGATGAATCAGCCTGAATATAATTTAATAGATCCTTTTTCAGAGAATCCATTAGAAGGTACTAATTATCGTTGGAATTAA
- a CDS encoding nitronate monooxygenase, protein MNRICDLFGIKYPIIQGGMVWCSGWRLASAVSNSGGLGLIGAGSMHPEVLREHIRKCSEATDKPFGVNIPLMYPQIEEIMKIVVEEKVKIVFTSAGNPKAWTSYLKQNGIKVAHVVSSARFAEKCEAAGVDAIVAEGFEAGGHNGREETTTLCLIPSVRKATSLPLISAGGIATGAGMLAVMALGAEGVQMGTRFALTKESSAHNNFKELCLSLNEGDTKLLLKKLAPVRLVKGKFFSEVEEAEARGASVEEMRELLGKGRAKKGIFEGNLDEGELEIGQVASLIHELKPVAEVVKEVIDEFNACKQVVSSFSTL, encoded by the coding sequence ATGAATAGAATATGTGATCTTTTTGGAATAAAATACCCTATTATACAGGGAGGAATGGTGTGGTGTAGTGGATGGCGACTAGCTTCTGCCGTAAGTAATTCCGGTGGATTAGGATTGATAGGAGCCGGGTCCATGCATCCTGAAGTTCTTCGTGAACATATAAGGAAATGTAGCGAGGCGACAGATAAACCGTTTGGAGTAAATATCCCACTGATGTATCCTCAGATAGAAGAAATTATGAAGATAGTAGTTGAAGAGAAGGTGAAGATTGTATTTACTTCAGCAGGAAACCCCAAGGCCTGGACATCTTATCTGAAACAAAATGGTATTAAGGTAGCACATGTAGTCTCTAGTGCCAGGTTTGCAGAAAAGTGCGAAGCGGCAGGTGTTGATGCAATTGTAGCCGAAGGTTTTGAAGCTGGTGGTCATAATGGAAGAGAGGAAACAACTACTCTTTGTCTTATTCCATCAGTCAGGAAAGCAACTTCGTTGCCTTTAATTTCAGCTGGTGGTATAGCTACTGGTGCAGGAATGCTTGCAGTAATGGCATTAGGGGCTGAAGGTGTTCAGATGGGAACTCGTTTTGCTTTGACAAAAGAAAGTTCTGCACACAATAATTTTAAAGAATTATGCTTATCTCTCAATGAAGGCGATACAAAACTTCTATTGAAGAAACTAGCTCCGGTGCGATTAGTTAAAGGAAAGTTCTTTTCCGAAGTAGAAGAAGCCGAAGCTCGTGGAGCATCTGTTGAAGAAATGCGCGAATTGTTAGGTAAAGGCCGTGCAAAAAAAGGAATATTTGAAGGAAATCTGGACGAAGGCGAGCTGGAAATTGGTCAGGTTGCGTCACTTATTCACGAACTTAAACCTGTTGCTGAAGTTGTAAAAGAGGTGATTGATGAATTCAATGCCTGTAAACAGGTTGTATCTTCCTTTTCAACTTTATAA